The sequence CGCCATGACCGCGAGGCGGTCGCTTTCCTTGACGCGCAACTCGTCGAGCCCCGTCGTCACCGTCCGCCCCTCGGCGAGCGCCGCGGCGACGAACAGGATCGGAAACTCGTCGATCATGCTCGGCGCGAGCGCCGGATCGACCTCCATGCCCTTCAATGCGCTGTGGCGGACGCGCAGATCGGCGACGGGTTCGCCGCCGACATCGCGCGCATCGAGCAATTCGATGTCGCCGCCCATTGCCTTCAAAACCTCGATCAGTCCCGCGCGCGTGGGGTTGAGCCCGACATTCGCGATGGTGATGTCGGAACCCGGCACGATCAGCGCCGCTACGATGAAGAAGGCCGCTGACGACGGGTCGCCGGGAACGACGATCGTCTGCGGCCTCAGTTCGGCCTCGCCGACGATGCGAATGTGCCGCGTGCCGCTGGCATCGGTGTCGACCGTCAAGTCGGCGCCAAAGCCGCGCAGCATGCGCTCGCTATGGTCGCGCGTCGGCACTGGCTCGATGACTTCGGTGATGCCCGGCGTGTTGAGTCCGGCGAGGAGGATTGCGCTCTTCACCTGCGCCGAGGCCATCGGAAGGCGATAGGAGAGGGGGATGGCCGGTGCGAGTCCGCGCACCATCAGCGGCAACCGCCCGCCCGGCGACGCGCCGATATCGGCGCCCATCTGTGACAGCGGGTCGATCACGCGGCCCATCGGGCGGCCCGACAGGCTGGCGTCGCCGATGAAGGTGGCGGTGATCGGATGGCTCGCAACGAGCCCCATGAGCAGGCGCGTCGAGGTGCCGCTGTTCCCCATGTCGAGCGCACCCTGCGGCTGGAGCAAGCCGCCAACGCCGACGCCGTGGATGCGCCATTCGCCGTCGTCGCGGCGCGCGATGCCCGCGCCCATCGCGCGCATCGCGGCGGCGGTGGCGAGCACATCATGCCCTTCGAGCAGGCCGGTGACGCGGCTTTCACCGACGGCCAGCGCCGACAGCATCAACGCGCGGTGCGAGATGCTCTTGTCCCCCGGAATGGCGATCCTGCCTTTCAGCGGGACAGAGGCAGAAAAGCGGCGCGGTGTGGCGATTTGGTCGGTCATTGCGAGCGGCTTTTGACAGCGGCCTTGCAATCTGGCAAGGCGCACGCCGATTTGGCGGATAGCTATTCAGGCGCCGCCGCTCTTCCGATATTTTTATCCTGTTTCCAAAGGATTATGAGGCGTTTATGATCAAGGCTGAATGGGGCACGAAACGCAGCTGCCCGAAATGCGCCAC is a genomic window of Sphingopyxis sp. FD7 containing:
- the aroA gene encoding 3-phosphoshikimate 1-carboxyvinyltransferase → MTDQIATPRRFSASVPLKGRIAIPGDKSISHRALMLSALAVGESRVTGLLEGHDVLATAAAMRAMGAGIARRDDGEWRIHGVGVGGLLQPQGALDMGNSGTSTRLLMGLVASHPITATFIGDASLSGRPMGRVIDPLSQMGADIGASPGGRLPLMVRGLAPAIPLSYRLPMASAQVKSAILLAGLNTPGITEVIEPVPTRDHSERMLRGFGADLTVDTDASGTRHIRIVGEAELRPQTIVVPGDPSSAAFFIVAALIVPGSDITIANVGLNPTRAGLIEVLKAMGGDIELLDARDVGGEPVADLRVRHSALKGMEVDPALAPSMIDEFPILFVAAALAEGRTVTTGLDELRVKESDRLAVMATGLKAIGARIEEKEDGLVIEGSGGDPLPGGATIAGHLDHRICMSFAVVGLVSEAPVTIDDMAPVATSFPNFEPLLAGLQQ